The Amycolatopsis sp. DG1A-15b genome contains the following window.
TCCAGGGTGTCACGGGGTGCGGGGCCGCCGGCATCTCGTGGTCGTTCGCAACGCATACGCCACGAGTGAGGACGACGTCATGGAACCCCGTTTCACCTTGACCGACAACGAAATCGGCGCCCGCTTCGCCAAGCGGTTCGGCACCGCGAGCCTGGCGATCGTCCAGTCGCCCCTGGACAAGGTCACGCGGGAGCTGGTGTCGCTGCGCGTCAGCCAGATCAACGGCTGCGGCTGGTGCGTCGACGTCCACACCAAGGAACTGGCGGCCGCCGGGGAGGCGGGCGTGCGGATCAACCTGGTCGCGGCCTGGCGGGAGGCCACGGTGTACACCGAGGCCGAGCAGGCGGCGCTCGCGCTGGCCGAGGAGGGCACGCGGATCGCCGATGCCGCCCCCGGCGTCTCCGACGACACCTGGGCCCGGGTGCGCAAGCACTACGACGACGACCGGACCGCCGCACTGGTCGCCCTGATCGCCCAGATGAACTCGGCCAACCGGCTCGCGGTGATCG
Protein-coding sequences here:
- a CDS encoding carboxymuconolactone decarboxylase family protein translates to MEPRFTLTDNEIGARFAKRFGTASLAIVQSPLDKVTRELVSLRVSQINGCGWCVDVHTKELAAAGEAGVRINLVAAWREATVYTEAEQAALALAEEGTRIADAAPGVSDDTWARVRKHYDDDRTAALVALIAQMNSANRLAVIVHQKGGAYEPGMFG